In Manduca sexta isolate Smith_Timp_Sample1 unplaced genomic scaffold, JHU_Msex_v1.0 HiC_scaffold_173, whole genome shotgun sequence, a single window of DNA contains:
- the LOC119191635 gene encoding LOW QUALITY PROTEIN: BMP-binding endothelial regulator protein-like (The sequence of the model RefSeq protein was modified relative to this genomic sequence to represent the inferred CDS: inserted 7 bases in 5 codons) encodes NGFVECRSGVEECVQMDDCAVVMPREGCCARCKGCWYNGTEHASHTEWNEXGKLLRCEAGVVTISRPECYAPCDRPKHQRHTHYNCPVCDECVINGQRVWEGRDVRVPEEPCLSCRCVHGALSCAKRACPVLPCARXQHYTPPGECCPRCSHPTSDKILPISAAAPWKPCIIGKEYHAHMMPFRVDPCTDCTCMNGTAVCTRHTCPVLTCGARALPPAPGKCCPECPHIEHAKAACIIGRKTYQDGETWQLAACKSCECHNGEPRCAMERCSXLSCPSDQTLRQLPGECCPKCVDMDGICTVFGDPHYKTFDGKFYSFQGSCKYQLASDCVNGTFSIRISNDARNTSHSSWTRTATLRIGSTKINMGKRMRIKVNGRRVTLPHRIDGVAEIVRSNGSVLLKSEIGVQMLWDGDGFLEVTVSSAYKGKLCGLCGNFNSVARDDMKTRNGKLLNDTWKFGSSWRVGGTRACTRRQKPPVNTPLRQSKLSKARRLCRGFVRYDAFMECGTKVNPHHYQEACELDARSCTGTRCHCAAYRAYAXECTRLGAEPGPWARTAWCEGPPXPWLARRAKGPARGRDKQRNLMDLSAVAKPSGNRARPPPPILHL; translated from the exons AACGGTTTCGTCGAGTGCCGGAGTGGAGTAGAAGAGTGCGTGCAGATGGATGACTGTGCTGTCGTGATGCCTCGCGAGGGCTGCTGCGCGCGGTGCAAAGGATGTTGGTACAACGGCACCGAACACGCCTCGCACACCGAGTGGAACG GAGGGAAACTGCTGCGATGTGAGGCTGGAGTAGTCACTATATCCAGGCCGGAGTGTTACGCGccatgcgacaggccgaagcaTCAGCGGCACACGCACTATAACTGTCCAGTTTGTGATG AGTGTGTGATCAACGGCCAGCGCGTGTGGGAGGGCCGCGACGTGCGCGTGCCGGAGGAGCCGTGCCTGTCGTGCCGCTGCGTACACGGCGCGTTGTCGTGCGCGAAACGCGCGTGCCCCGTACTGCCGTGTGCGCG GCAGCACTACACGCCGCCCGGCGAGTGTTGTCCCAGGTGCTCGCATCCCACCTCAGACAAGATATTGCCGA TTTCAGCAGCCGCGCCGTGGAAGCCCTGTATCATCGGCAAGGAGTACCACGCTCACATGATGCCATTCCGAGTGGACCCGTGCACCGACTGCACCTGCATGAACGGCACGGCTGTATGCACGCGGCACACGTGCCCGGTGCTGAcgtgcggcgcgcgcgcactGCCGCCCGCGCCCGGCAAGTGCTGCCCCGAGTGCCCGCACATCGAACACGCCAAGGCCGCGTGTATCATTGGAAGAAAAACCTaccag GATGGAGAAACTTGGCAGTTAGCCGCTTGCAAATCTTGCGAGTGCCACAACGGCGAACCACGATGTGCAATGGAACGTTGTT ATCTCTCCTGTCCTTCGGACCAGACTCTCCGCCAACTGCCTGGTGAATGTTGTCCAAAATGTGTCGATATGGACGGCATCTGCACTGTCTTTGGAGATCCTCACTATAAAACTTTCGACggaaagttttatagttttcaaGGATCATGTAAATACCAACTAGCGTCAGATTGTGTGAATGGAACGTTTTCAATAAGAATTTCGAATGATGCCAGAAACACTTCACATTCTTCATGGACGCGTACTGCGACGCTTCGTATTGGTTCGACAAAAATCAATATGGGAAAGCGAATGCGGATAAAAGTAAATGGTCGGCGGGTGACTCTACCTCACAGAATCGATGGAGTGGCGGAAATCGTTCGCAGCAACGGCTCTGTGCTGCTTAAGTCCGAAATTGGCGTTCAAATGTTATGGGACGGTGATGGTTTCTTGGAAGTGACTGTGTCCAGTGCCTATAAAGGCAAACTGTGTGGTTTGTGCGGAAATTTTAATTCAGTCGCCAGGGACGATATGAAAACTCGCAACGGGAAGCTGTTGAACGACACGTGGAAGTTCGGCTCGTCGTGGCGCGTGGGTGGTACCAGAGCTTGCACTCGACGGCAGAAGCCTCCAGTCAATACGCCGCTGCGCCAGTCCAAATTGAGCAAAGCAAGAAGATTGTGCCGAGGATTTGTCCGATACGATGCCTTTATGGAATGTGGAACTAAAGTGAATCCTCATCATTATCAGGAGGCTTGTGAGTTGGACGCCCGCAGCTGCACAGGTACGCGGTGTCACTGTGCGGCGTACCGGGCGTATG CGGAGTGCACTAGGCTGGGCGCAGAGCCTGGGCCGTGGGCGCGCACAGCGTGGTGCGAGGGCCCGCC CCCCTGGCTCGCGCGACGTGCTAAGGGCCCGGCTCGCGGCAGGGACAAGCAGCGGAACCTCATGGATCTGAGTGCCGTCGCCAAGCCGAGCGGAAACCGCGCACGCCCGCCTCCGCCCATACTGCACTTATAG